One genomic region from Leptospira tipperaryensis encodes:
- a CDS encoding DUF1566 domain-containing protein — protein sequence MFNFRNLFIRILLSLFLFFHSSCYLNPYFRDAVSPEDEKDSPLALLLLFVGAPIIRGDVISFPQTGLSWMRCTLGQTFDSSTNTCTTISVAPIYCSTLDNQCNGNLLGGVLSSGPAFDACAGFSSSNITAVWRVPTHLELKSLVSCSNGTDLKNSTDTQTCGASFDVPTIRKDWFPGIPTSAPVEFWSSTSDPSNATFAWKVNFSSGATNLTAGKNSSGYLRCVSKAL from the coding sequence ATGTTCAATTTTCGTAATCTATTCATTAGAATTCTTTTATCTCTTTTTCTTTTTTTTCATTCTTCTTGTTATTTGAATCCTTATTTTCGAGATGCCGTTTCCCCGGAAGACGAGAAAGATTCCCCTTTGGCTCTTCTCTTGCTTTTTGTAGGAGCTCCTATTATCCGAGGAGATGTGATTTCTTTTCCTCAGACCGGTCTTTCCTGGATGCGTTGTACCCTTGGACAGACTTTCGATTCTTCTACAAATACCTGCACGACGATTTCGGTGGCTCCGATCTATTGTTCGACTTTGGATAACCAGTGTAACGGCAATTTGTTGGGTGGGGTTCTTTCTTCGGGACCAGCTTTTGATGCCTGTGCGGGGTTTAGTTCTTCTAATATTACGGCTGTTTGGAGAGTTCCCACGCATTTGGAGTTGAAGTCGCTCGTTTCTTGTTCCAATGGGACGGATTTGAAGAATTCTACGGATACCCAAACCTGTGGAGCCAGTTTCGATGTTCCTACTATTCGAAAAGATTGGTTCCCAGGAATTCCTACGAGTGCTCCGGTTGAGTTTTGGTCCAGCACGAGCGATCCCTCGAATGCGACTTTTGCCTGGAAGGTGAATTTTAGCTCCGGAGCGACGAATCTGACTGCCGGTAAGAATTCTTCCGGTTATCTTCGTTGCGTCTCGAAAGCCCTTTGA
- the truD gene encoding tRNA pseudouridine(13) synthase TruD, with amino-acid sequence MEIVSTHPFSGFLVYELKQNPEDFQVEEILKPEWLKESGKWTIFRLKKSGWNTLDALQRIAKESRVSLSEIGYAGKKDRHATTTQHISAEQVLRVPKDLSQALHLEKIGHSERPLSPEANAGNRFVLTLRNLIEKEEDAIRKNFEKISGSGFINYYDSQRFSRFHPEFRLPIFPFLQGYPETCLKLLLTDPFPGEKKQARDRKKELQTLWGNWSACEKLSGTKLESRIFSLLKKEKNVTSRTYIELISLFPEEELLMLLSSLQSLVWNEFVSELLGSDSSSGVWIKTKSGPLFFPEDSLIQTIPSDYNLQVPGAPGIITLEYSKKEIGFLRSALSRLSLEESVFKKSPFPKMKMNSFERNLRVVPENFVWEEFESDDLNSERKKVKISFRLPSGCYATMLVKRLMLRADV; translated from the coding sequence CTGGAAATCGTGTCAACGCATCCTTTTAGCGGGTTTTTGGTCTATGAACTCAAACAAAACCCCGAAGACTTCCAAGTAGAAGAGATTCTTAAACCCGAATGGTTGAAAGAATCCGGGAAATGGACGATCTTCCGACTCAAAAAATCGGGTTGGAATACCCTCGACGCGCTCCAAAGGATTGCAAAAGAATCCCGCGTTTCTCTTTCCGAAATCGGTTATGCGGGGAAGAAGGACCGACACGCGACGACGACACAACATATCAGCGCCGAGCAAGTTCTTCGAGTGCCGAAGGATTTGAGCCAGGCTTTACATCTCGAAAAAATCGGTCACAGCGAAAGGCCCCTGAGTCCGGAAGCGAACGCCGGAAATCGTTTTGTTTTGACGCTCAGAAATCTTATCGAGAAAGAAGAGGATGCGATTCGGAAAAATTTTGAGAAGATTTCCGGATCCGGATTTATCAACTACTACGATTCTCAACGTTTTAGTCGTTTTCATCCGGAGTTCCGACTTCCCATATTTCCTTTTCTACAAGGATATCCGGAAACCTGTTTAAAACTTCTTCTGACGGATCCTTTTCCAGGTGAAAAAAAACAAGCTCGGGATCGAAAGAAAGAACTCCAGACGCTTTGGGGAAATTGGAGCGCATGTGAGAAGCTTTCGGGAACGAAGTTAGAAAGTCGGATCTTCTCTCTCTTAAAAAAAGAAAAAAACGTTACGTCAAGAACTTACATCGAATTGATTTCTCTTTTTCCGGAAGAAGAATTGCTGATGCTTCTTTCTTCCCTACAATCTCTTGTTTGGAATGAATTCGTTTCCGAACTTCTTGGGTCCGATTCTTCTTCAGGAGTTTGGATCAAGACAAAGTCCGGTCCCTTGTTTTTTCCGGAGGATTCTCTGATTCAAACAATACCTTCGGATTACAATCTTCAAGTTCCAGGCGCCCCTGGAATTATAACATTAGAATATTCTAAAAAAGAAATAGGCTTTCTGAGATCCGCTCTTTCCCGTCTTTCCTTGGAAGAATCCGTTTTCAAAAAATCTCCTTTCCCGAAAATGAAGATGAATTCTTTTGAAAGAAATCTAAGAGTCGTTCCTGAGAATTTTGTCTGGGAAGAATTTGAATCGGACGATCTGAATTCGGAAAGAAAAAAGGTGAAAATTTCCTTTCGACTTCCTTCCGGATGTTATGCGACAATGCTTGTCAAACGATTGATGCTAAGAGCCGACGTGTGA
- a CDS encoding DUF2804 domain-containing protein — MKIIGSENKVNYGVFDGPVEFNYKEFQLLDFFGKEISGFKKRFAFKRFNYIGIITEEFLIGFATVSLGYVYNVFAYLYHYKDGILYEFDTKGLDLGTSLEFPANPDEYKIQFKKGSSFLSIEKSHAKGKLLVDAFLGKKLRFKFSADYGLKTHSPLRVLNPSEPTHWTFTEKCSPLTPSSLELSFQDRPLVFDPKKVTVLYDWSGGYLRRETNWYWAAFSSILPDKTTIGANFAALVNESFFSENAYWINHERQRVPRLIFDFSQKDPYKPWKIYDEEGLVELDFVPEGERKDKMNLIFSKLYFRQFVGKFSGRFKPAKGKEVSFRDVYGFTEFHRSLW, encoded by the coding sequence ATGAAAATAATCGGTTCCGAAAATAAAGTCAATTATGGCGTTTTCGATGGCCCCGTTGAATTCAATTATAAGGAATTTCAACTGCTGGATTTTTTTGGAAAAGAGATCAGCGGTTTTAAGAAGCGTTTTGCTTTTAAAAGATTCAATTACATTGGAATTATAACGGAAGAATTCTTAATCGGCTTTGCCACAGTAAGCTTGGGTTACGTGTATAACGTATTCGCTTATTTGTATCACTATAAAGACGGGATTCTCTATGAGTTCGATACGAAAGGATTGGATCTCGGGACTTCTTTGGAATTTCCGGCAAACCCCGACGAATATAAAATTCAGTTTAAGAAGGGATCTTCTTTTCTTTCCATCGAGAAGTCGCACGCGAAAGGGAAACTTCTCGTCGACGCTTTTCTCGGTAAGAAACTTCGCTTTAAATTTTCCGCCGACTACGGTTTAAAAACTCATTCTCCATTGAGAGTTTTGAATCCTTCCGAACCGACGCATTGGACGTTTACTGAGAAATGTTCTCCTTTGACTCCGAGTTCGCTCGAGCTTTCTTTTCAAGATCGACCTCTCGTCTTTGATCCGAAAAAAGTCACAGTTCTCTACGATTGGTCCGGAGGATATCTAAGAAGGGAAACCAATTGGTATTGGGCGGCTTTTAGTTCGATTCTTCCCGATAAGACGACGATCGGAGCCAACTTTGCGGCATTGGTAAACGAATCTTTTTTTTCCGAAAACGCATATTGGATCAATCACGAAAGACAGAGAGTTCCGCGGTTGATCTTCGATTTTTCTCAAAAGGATCCTTATAAACCTTGGAAGATCTACGACGAAGAAGGATTGGTCGAATTGGATTTTGTTCCCGAGGGGGAAAGAAAGGATAAGATGAATCTAATTTTTTCCAAATTGTATTTTAGACAATTTGTGGGAAAATTTTCGGGAAGGTTTAAACCGGCAAAAGGGAAGGAAGTTTCGTTTCGAGACGTTTACGGATTTACGGAATTTCATCGATCTCTCTGGTAG
- a CDS encoding LIC_13029 family protein has product MAEAQSQNPPKSTNLDESDLKILKSKKTSRELSVLLYRVLYRTDEVRQGAVKVLKETFLRTHTNHPELFPILDRTKFTKDMMNLYKTSTTLSPDKLEAFFSGIHASFQNEIRYFVGKSTQFSFDIIFLVIETILNEMNLPENERSVNMKDRENILKNFKAYNDLSKIFNKIGNTKVVIDKKDEIITEISILHKDITITSIESMFRHILAQLLLSKKYNCGNLIEKWAQEYGMEENASSMKRVIVEATPLTEFRVQFTNAVKILKDDNELDLMFLRTLANYYASWVTQVSEQIPS; this is encoded by the coding sequence ATGGCAGAAGCGCAAAGCCAGAATCCTCCAAAGTCTACGAATCTTGACGAATCCGATCTTAAGATTCTAAAATCGAAAAAAACATCTCGTGAACTTTCGGTTCTCCTCTATCGAGTCCTTTATAGAACGGACGAGGTTAGACAAGGCGCCGTCAAAGTTCTCAAAGAAACGTTTTTAAGAACCCATACAAATCATCCGGAACTCTTTCCTATTTTGGATCGAACGAAGTTTACAAAAGATATGATGAATCTTTATAAAACTTCTACCACTCTGTCTCCTGATAAGTTGGAAGCATTCTTTAGCGGAATTCACGCTTCTTTTCAAAACGAGATCCGTTATTTCGTCGGGAAGTCCACGCAGTTTTCTTTTGATATCATCTTTCTCGTAATCGAAACGATTTTGAACGAAATGAATCTTCCCGAAAACGAAAGAAGCGTCAACATGAAGGATCGGGAAAATATTCTTAAAAATTTTAAGGCTTATAACGATCTTTCCAAAATCTTTAATAAGATCGGAAACACAAAAGTAGTCATCGATAAAAAGGACGAGATCATCACCGAAATCTCGATTCTTCACAAGGACATCACCATCACTTCGATAGAAAGTATGTTCCGGCATATCCTGGCCCAACTCCTCCTTTCCAAAAAATACAACTGCGGAAATTTAATAGAGAAATGGGCTCAAGAATACGGAATGGAAGAGAACGCTTCTTCTATGAAACGTGTGATCGTGGAGGCGACTCCGCTTACGGAGTTCAGAGTTCAATTTACGAACGCGGTAAAAATTTTAAAAGACGACAACGAACTGGATCTAATGTTTCTGAGAACCCTCGCAAACTACTACGCGTCCTGGGTGACTCAGGTTTCGGAACAAATTCCTTCGTAA
- a CDS encoding LIC_13076 family protein, with product MKNLLERFHSPQIYSKIGLLILVFFLFLSCKSLVLNGVRGDDLASSPNGTKKNSEVQNSPSCKPILKQTQWYFLFGSFPINRLESSEILPDPNQNYKVTLKTSWLDGALSVLLGIAASITRKTIEVESCDGREAVQNKNLPVQTERTEPKVENAKWKDEFVKQNEKLWKDEFQERFISEKEEEVESAWKKEMRNSKNLSILFLKSGEIVKGKVTRIDGDGVKLFSRGQERTFKRADVLKVRFQD from the coding sequence GTGAAGAATCTACTCGAACGTTTTCATTCTCCTCAGATCTATTCTAAAATTGGATTATTGATTTTAGTTTTTTTCCTTTTTCTTTCCTGTAAAAGTTTAGTTCTGAACGGAGTTCGAGGCGACGATCTCGCGAGTTCACCGAACGGAACGAAAAAAAATTCGGAAGTTCAAAATTCTCCATCTTGTAAACCGATCCTAAAACAAACCCAATGGTATTTTCTTTTTGGTTCTTTTCCAATCAATCGTCTTGAGTCTTCGGAGATTCTTCCCGATCCAAATCAGAACTATAAAGTAACCCTTAAAACTTCTTGGTTGGATGGCGCATTGAGCGTCCTTCTGGGAATCGCGGCCTCGATCACGAGAAAGACGATCGAAGTGGAAAGTTGTGATGGGAGAGAAGCGGTTCAGAATAAGAATCTTCCGGTTCAGACGGAAAGAACGGAACCCAAAGTCGAAAACGCAAAGTGGAAGGACGAGTTCGTAAAACAAAATGAAAAGTTATGGAAGGATGAATTTCAAGAACGTTTTATTTCGGAAAAAGAAGAAGAGGTGGAATCCGCTTGGAAAAAAGAGATGAGAAATTCTAAAAATCTTTCCATTCTTTTTTTGAAATCCGGTGAAATCGTTAAAGGGAAGGTGACTCGTATCGATGGAGACGGTGTGAAATTGTTCTCCAGAGGTCAGGAAAGAACATTTAAACGGGCGGATGTTTTGAAAGTCCGTTTTCAAGATTGA
- a CDS encoding DUF6962 family protein has protein sequence MQLSTVFSDFILCIVSIFTALQLKKSTSYSKSAGFLGFLLIGIPAGLGTIHFLGITFLDPVYRFMVGLAGFVGVPLIGTGFYHLGVQKLEKNLLYPIAGVLLLVYIVFTYVLVIPLLSTALGGLAMAIAIFACIRKNSGATKVPALYGILGAILFILAGIVIGTTGSRGPILNVDIFHIVLSVAVYSLGVSIKRLS, from the coding sequence ATGCAACTGAGTACAGTATTTTCAGATTTTATTCTCTGTATCGTTTCCATTTTTACGGCTCTTCAGCTGAAAAAATCAACCTCTTACTCTAAGTCCGCAGGCTTTCTCGGTTTTCTTTTGATAGGAATTCCCGCAGGCTTGGGAACCATTCATTTTCTCGGAATCACTTTCTTGGATCCGGTCTATCGTTTTATGGTGGGACTCGCGGGATTTGTAGGGGTTCCTTTGATTGGAACCGGGTTTTATCATCTTGGAGTTCAGAAATTAGAAAAGAATCTTTTATATCCGATCGCGGGAGTTCTTCTTCTGGTTTATATCGTCTTCACGTACGTTTTGGTGATTCCTCTTCTTTCCACCGCGTTGGGCGGTCTTGCGATGGCGATTGCGATCTTTGCTTGTATCCGAAAAAATTCGGGAGCGACAAAAGTTCCCGCGCTTTACGGAATTTTAGGGGCGATCCTTTTTATTCTCGCGGGAATTGTAATCGGAACGACCGGATCGAGAGGACCGATTTTGAACGTGGATATTTTTCACATCGTTCTTTCAGTAGCGGTTTATTCTCTCGGAGTTTCTATAAAAAGACTGAGCTGA
- a CDS encoding acetyl-CoA C-acetyltransferase: MSNAYVIDAVRTPRGKGKKRGTLASIHPQELSAATLIAIQERNGIKPEIVEEVVMGCVSQVDDQAACIARYAVMAALWPNSVPGYTVNRFCGSGLQAVNNAANHVQSGSMQVALGGGVESMSRVKMGADMGGRDFNVGNPNIQKHYNLVPQGISADLIATKFGISREEADRFAESSQIKAENAIKSGYFKKSIIPVKTEDGTIVDSDENPRIESTFEWLSELGPVFKTIGEKELDAIALKSYPEISKINHIHTLGNSSGIVDGAASVLLASDEGIKKYGLKPRARIVSMASTGEDPTIMLTGPVSASKKALAMAGLKPEDIDIWEINEAFASVVLYTQKTLGIPSEKINVNGGAIALGHPLGATGAILLGTALDELERRQQRYALMTLCIGGGMGIATIIERI, encoded by the coding sequence ATGTCAAACGCCTATGTAATCGATGCAGTTCGAACACCCAGAGGAAAAGGGAAAAAAAGAGGAACTCTTGCTTCCATTCACCCTCAAGAACTTTCCGCCGCGACCTTAATTGCTATTCAAGAAAGAAACGGAATCAAACCGGAAATCGTAGAAGAAGTCGTAATGGGATGTGTATCCCAAGTTGATGATCAAGCTGCGTGTATCGCGCGTTATGCGGTCATGGCTGCGCTCTGGCCTAATTCGGTCCCTGGTTATACTGTGAACCGTTTCTGTGGCTCCGGTCTCCAAGCCGTAAACAACGCTGCCAATCACGTTCAATCCGGTTCCATGCAAGTGGCGTTAGGCGGCGGAGTTGAATCCATGTCCCGAGTGAAGATGGGAGCGGATATGGGCGGAAGAGATTTCAATGTAGGAAATCCTAATATTCAAAAACACTATAACTTAGTGCCTCAAGGAATTTCTGCGGACCTCATCGCAACGAAGTTTGGAATCTCTCGCGAAGAAGCCGACCGCTTCGCAGAATCTTCTCAAATCAAAGCGGAAAATGCGATCAAATCCGGCTATTTCAAAAAATCAATCATTCCGGTAAAAACCGAAGACGGCACGATCGTAGATAGCGACGAGAACCCTCGTATCGAATCCACTTTCGAGTGGCTCTCCGAACTCGGTCCAGTTTTTAAAACGATCGGTGAGAAAGAGTTAGACGCAATCGCTCTGAAATCTTATCCAGAAATTTCTAAAATCAATCATATCCACACTCTCGGAAACTCTTCCGGAATCGTAGACGGAGCCGCTTCGGTTCTTCTTGCTTCCGATGAAGGAATCAAAAAATACGGACTGAAACCTCGTGCTCGTATCGTATCTATGGCTTCTACAGGCGAAGATCCGACGATCATGCTCACCGGGCCTGTTTCGGCTTCCAAAAAGGCTCTCGCAATGGCGGGGCTCAAACCGGAAGATATCGACATCTGGGAAATCAACGAGGCCTTCGCTTCCGTCGTTCTCTACACTCAAAAAACTCTCGGAATTCCTTCCGAAAAGATCAACGTCAACGGCGGCGCGATCGCACTCGGCCACCCTCTTGGTGCAACCGGCGCGATTCTTCTCGGAACTGCGTTAGACGAACTTGAAAGAAGACAACAACGTTATGCGCTCATGACTCTCTGTATCGGCGGCGGTATGGGTATCGCAACGATCATAGAAAGAATCTAA
- a CDS encoding MarR family winged helix-turn-helix transcriptional regulator: protein MGTHFKGNKREKAVLDAFIKLSRCSDSIRQLEDKVFTRYGLTTGQFGCLETLHHLGPMCQKEIGQKIFSCEGNITQIIDNLEKRKLVQRVRSEEDRRYIIIHLTPEGSEIVQKAFPDLLQNLLQKFDPLTEDRLLDLGDTLKEVGLKTV from the coding sequence ATGGGAACCCATTTCAAAGGAAACAAACGAGAGAAAGCGGTATTGGATGCTTTTATTAAGCTAAGCCGTTGTTCCGACTCGATCCGTCAATTGGAAGACAAGGTTTTTACGAGATACGGTCTTACGACCGGACAGTTTGGGTGTTTGGAAACCCTGCACCACCTAGGCCCCATGTGCCAGAAGGAAATCGGACAAAAGATCTTTTCCTGCGAAGGAAATATTACGCAGATCATTGATAACCTGGAAAAGAGAAAACTCGTCCAAAGGGTGAGAAGCGAAGAGGATCGTCGTTATATCATCATCCATCTAACCCCGGAAGGAAGTGAGATTGTCCAAAAAGCATTTCCCGATCTTCTTCAAAATCTACTTCAAAAATTTGATCCACTCACTGAGGACCGACTTCTCGATTTAGGCGACACTCTGAAAGAAGTAGGATTGAAAACCGTATGA
- a CDS encoding DUF5009 domain-containing protein codes for MEKSEVKKKRILSLDLFRGMTVAGMILVNNPGSWSFIYAPLKHAKWNGCTPTDLVFPFFLFAVGASISIAFDSKKEISKGRIWIQILKRSWILFGIGLFLNFFGEWSLENLRVPGVLQRIAFVYFIASSFYLFLIPKTNVDGNKNDSSWRKKIPDGSIFLFLMFILFFHTWILTTIKVPEALSISLEEGKDIGAWLDRILLGEKHLWKFSKTWDPEGFFSSVAAVASALIGMICGRLLLSEVNRLRRILILFGTGALLTLGGIFWDQSLPMNKSLWTGSYAVYTGGLAFLCVGVFETLESWIQKEGFQKISLETIFQPFLVFGKNAILVFAASGLVARTFNLWMISGDNGKTISMKTFFYSQLHLVFNSYNASLSYALIQLFLWWGILSLLDKKKIYLKV; via the coding sequence TTGGAAAAATCAGAAGTTAAAAAGAAAAGAATATTGTCCTTGGATCTTTTTCGGGGAATGACCGTTGCGGGAATGATTTTAGTAAACAATCCCGGTTCTTGGTCCTTTATATACGCGCCTTTAAAACACGCAAAATGGAACGGATGTACGCCGACCGATTTGGTATTTCCTTTTTTTCTTTTTGCAGTGGGGGCCTCGATTTCGATCGCATTCGATTCTAAAAAAGAAATTTCTAAAGGAAGAATTTGGATTCAAATTCTAAAACGAAGTTGGATCCTCTTTGGGATCGGACTCTTTCTCAATTTTTTTGGAGAATGGTCTCTGGAGAATTTAAGAGTTCCGGGAGTTCTGCAAAGAATCGCGTTCGTATATTTTATCGCGTCCTCGTTCTATTTATTTTTAATTCCTAAGACGAATGTCGATGGAAATAAAAACGATTCTTCTTGGCGGAAAAAAATTCCGGATGGAAGTATTTTTCTTTTTTTGATGTTTATTTTATTTTTTCATACTTGGATTCTAACAACGATAAAAGTGCCCGAAGCACTTTCGATTTCTCTGGAAGAAGGGAAGGATATTGGAGCTTGGTTGGATCGGATTCTTCTTGGAGAAAAACATCTCTGGAAATTTTCGAAAACCTGGGATCCTGAAGGTTTTTTTAGCAGTGTCGCCGCCGTAGCGAGTGCATTGATCGGAATGATCTGCGGAAGACTTTTGTTAAGCGAAGTAAATCGGTTAAGAAGAATTTTGATCCTTTTTGGGACAGGGGCCTTACTTACGTTAGGTGGGATCTTCTGGGATCAATCTCTTCCGATGAATAAGAGCCTCTGGACTGGAAGTTACGCGGTTTATACCGGAGGTTTGGCTTTTCTATGCGTTGGAGTTTTTGAAACGTTGGAATCGTGGATTCAGAAAGAGGGGTTTCAGAAGATTTCTTTAGAAACGATCTTCCAACCCTTTCTTGTTTTTGGGAAGAATGCGATTCTTGTTTTCGCGGCTTCCGGGTTGGTTGCTCGGACCTTTAATCTCTGGATGATTTCCGGGGACAATGGAAAGACAATCTCTATGAAGACGTTCTTTTATTCGCAGTTGCATCTGGTCTTCAATTCTTATAACGCCTCTCTGAGCTATGCGCTGATACAACTTTTTCTCTGGTGGGGAATTCTGAGCCTTCTTGATAAGAAAAAGATCTATCTCAAGGTCTGA
- a CDS encoding aldo/keto reductase produces the protein MAQKALTQSATLNNGITMPIFGLGVWKTNSGKECTEAVLAALEAGYRHIDTAKIYSNEEDVGKAIRESGIPRNEIFITTKLWNADQGTEKTRKALEQSLEKLGIDQVDLYLIHFPVTSRRLDSWKELEKAYHDKLCRAIGVSNYMIPHLTELLNESNITPSVNQVEFHPFLNQIELFEYCKKHKIQLEAYSPLAHGQKIDDPKIGAIAEKYGKTPAQILIRWSIEQNIVVIPKSTKKERIIENANVFDFKISEEDMNTLNVLDENFRTCWDPSEVA, from the coding sequence ATGGCACAAAAAGCTCTCACTCAATCCGCAACTCTCAACAATGGAATTACAATGCCTATCTTTGGACTCGGAGTCTGGAAAACAAACTCCGGAAAAGAATGCACCGAAGCCGTTCTTGCTGCCTTGGAAGCGGGTTATAGACATATCGATACCGCTAAGATCTATTCAAACGAAGAAGACGTCGGAAAGGCGATCCGTGAAAGTGGAATTCCAAGAAATGAAATTTTTATTACTACTAAGTTATGGAACGCGGATCAGGGAACTGAAAAAACGAGAAAGGCTTTGGAACAGAGTTTGGAAAAACTCGGTATCGACCAAGTAGATCTCTACCTCATTCACTTCCCGGTTACTTCTCGAAGATTGGATTCTTGGAAAGAATTGGAAAAAGCCTATCACGATAAACTCTGCCGCGCGATCGGAGTCAGTAATTATATGATTCCTCACTTAACTGAATTGTTAAACGAATCGAATATAACTCCTTCGGTAAACCAGGTCGAGTTTCATCCTTTCTTAAATCAGATCGAACTTTTTGAATATTGTAAGAAACATAAAATTCAACTCGAAGCCTATAGCCCGCTCGCTCACGGACAAAAAATCGACGATCCGAAAATTGGAGCCATCGCCGAAAAATACGGAAAAACACCCGCTCAGATTTTAATCCGCTGGTCGATCGAGCAAAACATTGTGGTCATTCCTAAATCCACAAAAAAAGAAAGGATCATAGAAAACGCAAACGTGTTTGATTTTAAAATTTCAGAAGAAGATATGAATACGTTAAACGTATTGGATGAGAATTTCAGGACGTGTTGGGATCCTTCGGAAGTCGCCTGA
- a CDS encoding YheT family hydrolase, with protein sequence MLQNLQTRRFNPKGILKYPFIQTALASLAWNLPKEMPFLENSQKLILDAGKGVKLEGSLSKQKNRKAKGLLILLHGWEGSINSTYILRTSNHFFNQGYDIFRLNYRDHGDTHHLNPAPFNGSLIEETYEAVRKATFFAEKNVPVFITGFSLGGNFTLRIARVHSQSAKKLNQLKHCIAISPAIHPKDATVLMDKRLIIGRYFLKKWKQSIEKKQIHYPTLVPYEKILKEKSVMKMTEKLIESSEDFQDLDQYFGTYTLGERELSEILTPTTIVTSKDDPIIRGETFLSLHPNRNVRISIQDFGGHNGFLEDWKGSCWYFKVLEEVFS encoded by the coding sequence ATGCTACAAAATCTCCAGACACGAAGATTCAATCCAAAAGGAATCTTAAAATATCCATTTATACAAACTGCGCTCGCATCTTTGGCATGGAACCTTCCCAAAGAAATGCCTTTTTTAGAAAATTCTCAGAAGCTAATTTTAGATGCGGGAAAAGGTGTTAAATTAGAAGGTTCTCTGAGTAAACAAAAGAATAGAAAAGCAAAAGGGCTTTTGATTCTTCTGCATGGTTGGGAAGGAAGTATCAATTCAACTTATATTCTGAGAACTTCCAATCATTTCTTTAATCAGGGTTACGATATTTTTCGACTCAACTATAGAGATCATGGAGATACGCATCATCTAAATCCCGCACCTTTCAATGGAAGTCTAATTGAGGAGACATATGAAGCGGTAAGAAAAGCCACGTTCTTTGCTGAGAAGAATGTCCCGGTTTTCATTACGGGATTTTCCTTAGGTGGAAATTTTACTCTTAGAATTGCCAGGGTTCATTCTCAATCGGCGAAAAAACTAAATCAACTGAAGCACTGCATCGCAATTTCTCCCGCGATTCATCCTAAAGATGCAACCGTTTTGATGGATAAGAGATTAATCATTGGTCGTTACTTTCTTAAGAAATGGAAACAATCGATCGAAAAAAAACAGATTCATTACCCGACTCTCGTTCCTTACGAGAAAATTCTTAAGGAAAAATCCGTGATGAAGATGACTGAGAAATTGATCGAATCTTCAGAGGATTTTCAGGATTTAGATCAATATTTTGGAACGTATACCTTAGGGGAGCGGGAACTCTCCGAGATTTTGACTCCGACGACGATCGTTACTTCTAAGGACGACCCAATTATTCGTGGTGAGACATTTCTCTCACTACATCCCAATCGAAATGTGCGTATTTCTATCCAAGATTTTGGTGGTCACAACGGTTTTCTCGAAGATTGGAAAGGTTCTTGTTGGTATTTTAAAGTTTTAGAGGAAGTTTTTTCGTAA
- a CDS encoding DUF1564 family protein → MREIESVDKNATISLLRGPKITCSLLIPQELMQRLSHSERKNIGKNIHFLLRRYGKTLKRSQRINRRALTIKYQKTCNSLIKVNSRILPEEWATLSILASAHGVSRCFLYCILIQIFLSDRSKSYPKINPYFKPLALGSFIWSIDLKTKTIRRILYQKNLTLS, encoded by the coding sequence GTGAGGGAAATTGAAAGTGTAGATAAAAACGCAACCATATCTTTATTAAGAGGCCCTAAGATTACCTGCAGCCTATTAATCCCCCAAGAATTGATGCAAAGACTATCACATTCCGAAAGAAAAAACATTGGAAAGAATATTCATTTTTTATTAAGAAGGTATGGAAAAACTCTAAAAAGAAGCCAGAGAATTAATCGGCGGGCACTGACAATCAAATATCAGAAGACTTGCAATTCTCTGATTAAAGTAAATTCAAGAATCTTACCGGAAGAATGGGCGACATTAAGTATATTAGCTTCCGCTCATGGAGTTTCAAGGTGTTTTCTCTATTGCATTCTCATACAAATATTCTTATCCGACCGCTCCAAGAGTTATCCCAAAATAAATCCGTATTTCAAACCTCTCGCACTTGGATCTTTTATTTGGTCTATTGATCTAAAGACAAAAACTATTCGTAGAATCCTATATCAAAAAAATCTAACCCTTTCCTGA